Genomic segment of Aliarcobacter trophiarum LMG 25534:
TAACTTGAAAGGTTAAATTTTGATTTACTCTTCCAACCACACTACCTTTTTGTACCCATTTACCAACAACTAAAGTTGGAGCAATATCATCTAAGTGTGAATAAACCGTATGAATTCCACCTTCGTGTTGAATAATTACAACGTTTTCAAGCATTCCAGCATTTTTCTTTGCATAAACAACTTTCCCATTTAAAACTGCTACCACTTTTGAATCTCTCTCATTTGATTGCAAAACAACAGATTCATTAAAAAGTTTTATTTTGTAAACAGGGTCATAATATGTTCCAAAATTTTTTACAATTTTAAATGATTTTAAAGGAGCTATTGTCTTTACCCCTTTATATTTTACAATTTGAACTCCATCTGTTGAAGAACCAATTTTTTTAACATCAAGATCCAAATCTTTTGCATATTTCTGATTTCTTACATTTGTTGTTTGTACTTGCTGATTATCTGCTACTTTTTGTTCTTGTGCTTTTCTTAGCTCTTGCTGTTTTACAATTTTTAAATCAGATAGTATTTTGTTTAAAGAGTCTTGTTGCTCTATAACTTTTTTTAGCTCAGCTTGATAGAGTTTATGCTCCTTTTCTAAAGTTGCCAAAGAGTTTGTATGCTTAATTTGCAGAGCTTTATAGTTTTCTTTAGTCTTTAGCCTATCTTTTATATAACTATTTAGTTTATTTATCTCTTGTTGATTCGCTTTTGTATTTTCTGTTAATCTATTATAATTTTCATTTAGCTTTAAAACTTTTTGTTTTGCATTTGTTGAGAGAAGATTAAACATCTCATTATCTATAAGTTCTTGTAGAGACTCTTTTGAAGCTAGTTGTAGTGCTAAAGATGTAGAAAATTGTTCTACTATTGTATTTATTATCTCCTCTTCACTACTATTTTTCTCTTTTATTAAATCACTTGATTTAGTTTGAAGCTCATTTAATTTTGTTTGAGAACTTTCTAAAAGTTTTTGATGTTGTTCTATATCTTCATTTATTTTTATAATATCCTCTTCAAGCTTTGATAAATTTGTATTTGAAACCTCTATTTTATCAGCTATCTCTTTTATTTTAACAGTTGCACTATCTTTTGTTTTTTTACTACTTTCTAAGCTTTTTTGATTTTGTTCAATTTTTTTATCTATTGCTGAAGCAAAGATAAAATTTATAGCTAAAAATAGAGTAAAAATAGATTTAATCATTGTTTATCTTATATTTAAAAAGTACACCAAAAATAGTAAATACAGAGATACAAAAAGATAGAATAAAGATTTTTAAAATCTCTATCTCAACATTTATATTTACATTAACTATCTCTTGTAACTCTAATGGAAAAAGTAGTTCAATATTGCTTGATACATATATCAAAAAAAGAGAAGAGATTAAAAAAGCCATAAAGGAGCTTATTAATGCATATTTTAATACAGAAGATGCACTATAAATAATAGAGGCACCATGAAGCCTTAAAATAGAGATTTTTATATTATGTTCATGAAACCAAAGCTTTATCTGTTTTGCAATAATTATAATTGCAAAAATTGTAATTATAAAAAACAGTATAAAAGAAACACTATTTAAAATAAGTAGCAATAAATATATTTGATTGTGATTTTTATAAAAAACCTCCACATTTTTTACATCTTTATTTGAAAGTAGAGTCTTTTTAATAACTTCTAATTCACTACTTGTAGGAAAAATTTCAAGATATATTTGATAAAAATATGGCAATTTTTGCCTTAAAAGCTCAATTGAGTTATCAGATAAATTTGATTTAATATTTTCAATTATCTTCTCATTTGGTAAGAGTTGAATATTTTCAACTTTTATTCCAGCTAACTCATTTAAAGACTCTTTTTTTATAGGACTTGTTGCAACCAAAACAATACTATAATCTCTTGATATTTTCTTTTTATAGTTATCTACAATATTATCAATAATTAAGAATATACAAAAAGTAATAAGCATTGCTAAAAGCGGTACAAAAAAGGCAAAAATGGCTTTAAGAGACTTCATAAATAATCCCATCTTCTATTGAGAGTTGTCTGAAATTTATTCCTAAATTCTTTGGAACTCTATGAGTAACTACAACAACTGTAATTCCTAGTTGTTCATTTGCACCTTTTAGTAAATTCCAAACTACATCAGCATTAAAATCATCTAAATTACCTGTTGGCTCATCTGCAATAATAATTTTTGGATTATGTGCCAAAGCTCTTGCAACTGCCACTCTTTGTTGCTCTCCACCACTTAATTGATTTGGATAAAAACCTTTTCTATGAGATAGTTTTACATGCTTTAAAAGATTATCAGCTTGAAGTCTTGAAACTTCATCTGAATAGTTATTTATCTTAAGAGGAATCATAATATTTTCTTCAATAGTATAATCATTTATAAGTTTATAGTCTTGAAAAATAACACCAATATCTTTTCTTAAGTATCTAAGATTATTCCCTTTTATTTTAAAAACCTCTTGATTTGCTATTTTTAAACTTCCATGCTTTATTGGAATATCTCCATAAAAAGATTTTAAAAGTGTTGATTTTCCACTTCCAGAGTTTCCACCAATAAATACAAATTCTCTCTCTTTTATAGAGAAATTTCCTCTTTTAATTATATACTTATTGCTATCATAAGTAAGATATAAGTCCTTTGCATTTATCATTTAGCCAAAATCTCTTTTAATTTTTTATCAGCTTCTATATTTGAGCTAGTAGGAAGTGGTTCACCTTGATAATAAGAGATTTTTCCATCTATTACTAAAAGATATTTAGTAATTGGTCTATCAAAATTTCCCATAGTAACTTTAATAAGACCTGAATTATCTCTATTTAATATCTTATAAAACTCCTCAATGTGTACAAAAAAGTTTTTAATTATAAGAGCTTTTGAAAAAACATTTTTTATAAAATTATCAAAATTTATAGAAAAATCAAAACCAAAATCATAATTAATCTCTCTTTTTTTATCTTCTCTTTGAGAAGTTAAAATTACATCATAGATATTTTTACCTTGTTTTTTCCATCTATCTTCATATTTACTAATAACTTCTAAATCCCTATTTACATCGATTTTAATCGAAGCTTTATCTAAATTTGTTAGTAAATCTACACAAAAATCAAAATAGTTTCTACTATCTGTTCTTAGTTCCAAAGTTCCATCAACTTTTAAAACTCTTAAAGCCTCAAAGATAAACTCATTTGAATATATTCTTCTATGTGGTTTCTTATCCCAAGGAACTGGAAAATGTACAAAAATTTTTCCCACTTGATTTGACTCTACAAACTCCATAAAAAGTCTTGCATCATAATTTACAACTAAAACATTTGTAATATTTTGAAGTTCCAACTGTTTTAAAAGTTGCTCAATAGAAGGATAATGTATTTCAAGACCTATAAACTGTATATTTGGATTTTGTTTTGCTTGGTGCAATAAATGTCTTCCACTTCCAAAACCAATCTCAATTTGAATCTCTTTATCACTTTTAAAATCTTCTACAAAAAAATCAATATCCTTTAGATATCTATTTTCTTGCTCTTTTTTCTCTTTTAAATTTGTAGTATTTTTAAATACAATTTTTGATTTATTTTCCAAAACATAAGAGTTTAAAGCATCTTTTATATATGAAACAGGTGATATTCTTGTTGTTTTATCTGATTTTATTAAGTAATTATCATCTTTCTCTTTTATTCCTAACAAAAAATCCACATTTCTATTTTTTGTTGCTATTTTATACTCAATCTTTCTATTTTTATCTTCTGGATGATAAGATACTGCTGTAAATAAAAACTCAATCTCTCCTTTTTTTAATGGAGTTTCAAGTAAATTATTTTTTTCAAAAACTATATGAGGCATACTATATTCTTGTATTAGGAAGAGTTAGTTTTGCCTCATCACTTTTTGCAGAAAGAACACCAAATTCATCTATTGCTTGAACACTATAGTAGTAATCAACTCCTTGTACAATATCATGGTCTTCAAATCTTAAAGTAGTTATATTATTAAATTTTACTGTATCTGAAAAAAGCCAATATTTTTTCACTCTTTTGTAAACATTATAAGATGTTGTTCTATTATCTCCTGCTTGCCAATTCAATATAGCTTTGTTTCCTTGTATCTGAGCTAAAGTTAATATTGGTTTTGAAGGAGGAGCTAGTGTTATACCTTTTGTAGAATCAACATCTGAAGTACTTTCAAGATTATCTTTATCAACTGCTAAAACTTTGTAGTAGTACTCCTTTTTATCAGCATTTATCTCATCTGTATATTCTAAAGTATCTGAGTTTACAGCTGCTATATTACTATATCCAAAAGATTGGTAGCTACTTCTATAAATTCTATATTGAACTACATCAGATGTTGGTGAAGCACTCCATGTTATATATACTTTTTTTGGAATATTATTTGAACTTCTTACATTTGTTGGTGAAATAGGAAGTGGTTTTGTTTTTGCTTCTAATACTTTTGTAGGAGCTGATTCAACATCGCTAAAAGAGAAAGCTTTTATTCTATACTTATATGTAGTATTGTTATCTAAGCCTGTATCTATAAACTCTGCACTTAATCTATTTTCTATCTTAGAAGCAGATGCCCAAACCCACTCTTTCAAAAATGTATTATACTTTTCAACTCTATAGTAACTAACTCTAGGATCAGGATGTGGTTGCCAAACTAATTTTACTTTTTTTGGAAGATTTGATATAGCTTGTGCAAAACTAACAGCAACAATTCTAGGGAGTGTTTCAACTATATAAGCTTGTGTTGTAGCTGATTCGCTACCATCATTTAATCTAGCAGAGATTTGATAAGCATATCTTGTTTTTGGCTCTAAACCTTTATCTACATAATGTGTTACATATCTACTATCTGTTGCTTTGATTAGCTTTAAAGTATTTCCACCTTGATCTAGTTCTGTTCTATAAAAATTATACCCTACAACTCTATGGTCATCAATCTTTTGCCACTCAAAACCAATTGAATTCATATCTGGAATAGATTTTATTGAAGAGTAATCTACCGTTTGGAAATTTTGATTAACCTTTGGTGAAGTTGTTGTACTTAAGCTATCTAAAACATTTGAACAACCACTAATTATTAAAATTAAAATACTCAAAGAGGCTAGAAGTCTCAATTTTTTCATATATTCTCTCCTTATCAAAATTACTTTCACAAAAATCTTGCATATCTTTTGGAAGTTTTGCAGTAAAGCTCATCTTCTTTTTTGTCCTAGGATGAGTAAATACTAAGCAAAATCCATGCAAAAAAAATCCATTGATATTATCAAAATTGCCCTTAAATCCATATAAAACATCTCCTAAAATATGTCTATTTATATTATTTAAATGAACTCTTATTTGATGTGTTCTTCCAGTAAAAAGCTTACAAGCTATTAGTTCATATTTTGAATTATTACTAAGTTCGATTTTACAAAAAGAGGTTCTTGCATATCTTCCATCTTTTTGTATAGCCATTTTAAGCCTATTATTTGGATTTCTAGCTATTGGTGCTTCTACTTCAATATTATCTTTTAAAGGCAAATCAATTACTGCTAAGTAATACCGTCCTGCTTCTCTTCTTTCTAGCTGTTTTGATATTTCAATATGAGCTTCATTTGTTTTTGCTACTATTAAAATACCACTAGTTCCTTTATCCAATCTATGTACAATTCCATGTCTCTCTTCTCCACTTATAGTTGATAAACTTATATTTTGAAGTTTCAACCAATCAACCAAAGTAGCATCTTTTACACTAGGAGCATCGTGAACTGTAAGCCCTCGTGGCTTATTAATAATTAAAATATCACTATCTTCATAGATTATCTCTATCTCTTTATCTTTTAGTGAATCTTTTATAAATTCACTATCTTTCTTATCAAATGTTTTTGCTTCTGGGAAAAAAACATCTATTTGCTGATTTAATTTTAGTTTTAAGCCATTTTTATTTGTAGTTTTTCCATCTACTTTTACAAACTCTTTTTCAATTAGTTGCTCGATTTGATTCCTTGAAGCATCTATTTTTAAGCTTAAAAACTTATCTAATCTAATCTCTTCATCTACAATAAAATTTTTATACATATTATGCTACTCTTTCTTTATGCGTTTACTTGATAAAAGAATTATGTCACATTTTGATTATTTAATTTTAATCTTTATAGCTCCTTTGATAATACTCTCTTATGTATTAATAGAAGAGGCAAATGAGGCATTAGCAAGTAAACAAGTTTTTTATTATAGTGTATCTTTATTTATATTTCTTTTAGTTTTTATGCTTCCAATTAGAAAGAATTTAAGGTTAGTACCTATTTTATACTGGCTTGGTGTTTTTTTATTAATTTTAGTTGAATTTATTGGAGTTACAAAGTTAGGAGCAAAAAGATGGATACATATTCCACTTTTTGATACAACTATTCAACCATCAGAGATAGTAAAACCAATATATATATTAATGTTAGGTTACTTAATTCAGAGAAAACCACCACCAATTGGTGGATATGGATTAAAAGATTTTGGATATTTTTCAATATATATTTTTATACCATTCATTTTAATAGCAAAAGAGCCAGACCTAGGAACTGCTCTTGTTATGCTTCTTTTAGGATATGGAATACTTTTTATAATTGGTGTAAATTGGAAGATATGGTTAGGAATTGGCTTTATTTTATCTATATTTTTACCATTTTCATACAATTATGTTATGAAAGATTATCAAAAAAAAAGAGTTCATGATTTTATAGTAGCAGAAAAGCCTAGTTACCATGTCCAGCAAAGTATTATAGCTATTGGTTCAGGAGGACTTACTGGAAAAAAGAGTGAAGATGCAACTCAAACTCAACTTAAGTTTTTACCAATTGCTACAAGCGATTTTATTTTTGCTTTTTTAGTAGAAAGGCATGGTTTTTTAGGGGCTTTTGGATTAATTCTTTTATATGTAATTATAATTTTACACCTATTTACAATAAACTATTTTTTTAAAACAGATTTTGTAGTAAAAGCCTTTTCTTCAGGTCTAGCCTTACTTATCTTTTTAAATATGAGTATAAATATTTTGATGGTTATTGGTTTTGCTCCAGTTGTTGGTATTCCTTTACCTCTTTTTTCTTATGGGGGAAGCTCTTTTATAAACTTTATTATAACTTTTGCAATTTTAGAAAATCTTATAGCTTTTAGATATATGGATATGTATAATTATGAAAGAAAGATGTAGTATTTAATAATTTCTATAAAATACTTTAAATCTAAGTTTTGTTGGTTCACTAGGCTTTGGATACTCTTTATATGCTATTTGTATTAACTCTAAAGAGTAATCATCTAAAATAGTATATCCACTTGAATTAATTATTTTAAGACCACTAATATCTCCATTTGGATGAAACATAAACTCTATAATATTAATCCCACCTATTCCTAATTTTGAAGCTAATTTTGGATAACCCATACGATTTAAAACTCTTTGTGTAATTACTTGAAAATTATTTAAGTTTTTTTCTAAATATGCTTTTTGAACCTTTGTAAAATTATCATACTCTTTTCCATAAAGTTGTTGTAACTCATTTAAAACCTCTTGATTTATAGGGGACTTTTGAGATAAAAATTTTTCTAAAGTATTTTCTTGAAACGTGCTACTCTCTTTTAAGATATCTTTTTGTACTTTTTTTGCATTGTTTATATCTATCTGTTTTTTACTATTTGTATCTTTTGTAACAACTTTGGGACTATCTATCTCTTTTGTCTTTTTAGGGCTTACTTTTTCTATTTTTTGCTCAACTTTTTTTTCTACTACAGATTTTTGCTCTATTTGTGGTAAAGTTTCAATAGCTTTAATATTTTGCTCTTGTTGTGGTCTATCTTCTACTAATTTAACAAACTTAATATCACTTTTTTCAGAATGCTCTTTCTCTTTTGGTTCAATATCCTCTTTTATAAAACTATAGTTTAAAAATAGCAAAATATGTAGCAACAGTGATATTAAAAAGGCTAAGTATAGTTTTTTCATTGGTCGAATTATAGTAAAAAAATTATTGAATTTGGTTAAAATTTCATTAAAGTAATCTTTGTATCATTTTAAAACTAAAAAGGAGCAATAAATGGGAGTTTTTAATGAAAAAAGAAGCCTAAATTTAAGGGTTTGGCACTGGCTTAATTCAATAGCAATTATAGGTTTAATCTTTACATGTATATTTAGAAGTACTTGGTTTAATAAGAATGATAATGCCTTAATTATTCAAAATAAGTTAAGTGAATTTGGTTTATCTCTTACAAATGAAAATGCTGTAGTTATTGCAAAACTTTTAAGATCAGAGATGTGGAACTGGCACTATATCTTTGGTTTTATTCTAGTTTTTTTGATTATTTTTAGACTTTTTGCATTTTTAAGTAGAAGTGAAACTGGAATTTTAACAAAAATAAAAGAGAGCAAGAATATTCATCAAAAAGGTGCAAAAATTATGCACTTACTCTTTTATATAGTTACTTTTCTTGTTTGTTTAACAGGAGTTTTACTATATTTTAGAGATGATTTAAACTTAGCCAAAAGTTTTGTTGGCTTTATGAAAGATATGCATAAACAATCTTTTTTCTTCTATCTATTTTTTATAGCTACTCATCTTTTTGGAGTTATAGTAGCTGAAACTACAACGGATAAAGGATTAATTAGTGAGATGTTTAATGGTGGGAAATAATAAAATAGGCTTTAACGCCTATTTTAAATTAATTCAATAAACTTAACAAAGTTACTCTTTAATGATATTAAATCTACAAAACCCTCAATCTTTATAAAAACTTACAAAATTTATACAAACCTAAAAATACTCTAATAAACTATTGCTTATATAGTTTATTGTAGAATATTTAAAATTTAAATAAATCAAGATTAGGAAAAAATATGTTTAAAAAATCTATAAAAGCCTACAAAGAAGCTTGTGAAGTAATTCCAGGAGGAGTAGATTCCCCTGTTAGAGCATTTAAAAGTGTAGGTGGAACTCCTCCGTTTATCAAAAAAGGAGAAGGTGCCTATCTATTTGATATTGACGGAAATGCTTATGTAGATTTTGTTCAAAGTTGGGGACCTCTTATTTTTGGACATTGCGATAAAGATATTGAAAAAGCTGTTATTAAAACTGTAAAAAAAGGTTTAAGCTTTGGTGCTCCAACTCTTCTTGAGACAGAATTAGCACAAGAGATAGTTTCTATGTATAAAAATATAGATAAAATTAGATTTGTAAGCTCTGGAACAGAAGCTACTATGAGTGCTATTAGACTTGCAAGAGGTGTTACAAATAAAAATGATATTGTAAAGTTTGAAGGGTGTTATCATGGACATAGTGATTCTCTTTTAGTTCAAGCCGGAAGTGGAATGGCAACTTTTGGAAGTCCAAGTAGCCCTGGTGTTCCAGCAGATTTGACAAAACATACTCTTTTATGTGAATACAACAATATATCTCAACTTGAAAAATGTTTTGAAGAGAGTAGCGACATAGCTTGTATAATTATTGAACCAATTGCTGGGAATATGGGATTAGTTCCTGCTACAAACGAGTTTTTAGAAAAATGTAGAGAGCTTTGCAATAAACATGGAGCACTATTGATTTTTGATGAAGTTATGAGTGGATTTAGAGCATCTTTAAAAGGAGCTAGTGGAATTTTAAATATACAAGCTGATATCTTAACTTTTGGAAAGGTAATAGGAGCGGGAATGCCAGTAGGTGCTTTTGCAGCAAGTAAAGAAATTATGAGCCACTTATCACCTGAAGGAAAAATTTATCAAGCAGGAACTCTAAGTGGTAACCCTGTTGCTATGGCAGCAGGATTAGAGAGTCTTAAAAAATTAAAAGCAAATCCAAAAATCTATGAAGATTTAAGTAAAAAAGCTATAAAACTTGTAAATGGTCTAAAAGAAGTAGCTACTAAAAATGGTATAGCTCTTCAAGTAAATACAAGAGGAAGTATGTTTGGATTTTTCTTTTGCGAAGAGGAGCCAAAAAACTTTAAAGAGGTAGGAAAATGTAATTTTGAAAGGTTTGCAACTTTCCATAGAGAGATGCTAAAACATGGTTTTTACTTTGCTTGTAGCCAATATGAAGCTGGATTTATATGTACAAAAATTACAAATAAAATGATAGAAAATTGTATAAAAACAGCAGATAAAGTTATGAAAGGTTTAAAAAACAATGCATAGTTTTAAAGGTGTTGAATTAATAAAAAAAGCAAATATCTATTTTGATGGAAATGTTACAAGTAGAACATTTATAGATACAGACGGAAGTAAAAAATCTCTTGGAATTATGATGAAAGGAGAGTATCTCTTTGGTACTGTTGAAGCTGAAATAATGGAGATTATTGAAGGTCATGTTGAAGTAAAACTAAAAGGCGAAAAAGAGTGGAAAACATATAGAAGTGGAAGCTCATTTGAAGTTGTTGCAAACTCTAGCTTTGATATAAAAGTATTAGAAATAACTGATTACTTTTGTAGCTATATAAAATAGATTGGAGTATTTATGGAAGAGAGAAAAGATACTAAGCCAAAACATAGAGATAAGATTGAAGCTTTAGATAGTTTATCTGTTGGAATTTCTATGGTTGCCGCTATTGTAATAGGGGTTGGAATAGGTTTGGCTTTAAAACACTTTACAGGATATACATGGACACTTTGGTTAGGTGTTTTTTGGGGTATTGCTGCAGCTGGCTTAAATGTTTATAAAGCATATAAAAGAGCTCAAAAAGTGTATGAAGGTATGGAAAATGATCCAAGATATGCACATAGAGCAAAATATGGTGATAAATCTTTTGATGATGAAGATAAGTAAGCAAACTGTAAATTTTGCAAAGGTTTTTATATTTTTAAATCTTTGTTTAACTATATATGCCCTACTCTTTCAAAATAGTGTTTGGCTTTTAAATATTCAAGTTGCATTCTTTTCATCTTTATTTGTAACTCTTGCCTCTTTCTTATCTTATAAAAAAAATATACAAAATAGATTATCTTCTTATGATGAAAAACAAAAAAACTCAATTGAAGATAGAGATAAAATTGATGAAATAGATGACCCTTTTGATTTATATAGTGAATATGAAGAGGTTCCTAAAGAGCAATTGTCACCTGAAAAAATCAAAGAGATAATAGATGAAGAGAGAAAAAGAGTGAAGCAAAATAGCTTTAAAAATACTCTTTTTAGCGCTGGTGGTTTTATCTCAATTTATAGAGTTTTGGGATATGGAATTTTAATTTTTGGTTTTTTTGCATTAAATAACAATAAAATTCTTATTCCTATTGCTTTTATTACTGGACTTAGTATTGTTCCTATTGGAGTTTTATTTACTAAATTTTTGAACAAATAGAGTAAAGATTTTATCCCAATTTTTCTATTATATAAAATTGGGATATAGATATTAATTTTTTTCTAAAGATTTATAAAACTCTTCAAACTCTTTTGCTTTTATTGGTTTAGAAAAATAGTAACCTTGATATAAATTACAATCTATAGATTTTAGATACTCAACTTGCTCTTGTTGCTCTACCCCTTCAGCTACTATTTTCATATGTAATGCCTGTCCCATTTTTACAATAGTTTCAATAAATACTTTTCCTTGTTCATTAAAAGAGTCATCAATAAAAGATTTATCTATTTTTAAATAATCAATAGGGTATTTTTTAAGATAAGATAAAGATGAATATCCTGTTCCAAAATCATCTAATGAAATACTAATACCAAACTTATTTAATTTTCTAAGAGTCGCATATACACTATTATTTTGGTCAATCAAAATATATTCAGTTAGTTCTAAAATAATTCTATTTGGCTCTATTTTTTTACTATTTATTTTATCTATTAAATTTTTTGCAAAATTATTTTGT
This window contains:
- a CDS encoding AtpZ/AtpI family protein produces the protein MEERKDTKPKHRDKIEALDSLSVGISMVAAIVIGVGIGLALKHFTGYTWTLWLGVFWGIAAAGLNVYKAYKRAQKVYEGMENDPRYAHRAKYGDKSFDDEDK